In Rhodothermales bacterium, one DNA window encodes the following:
- the arsS gene encoding arsenosugar biosynthesis radical SAM (seleno)protein ArsS (Some members of this family are selenoproteins.): MSIADTGFIDLTVLSRELMLDSPETGPKRTTSLHARRTPLAEPAEQFHALDAVALTGGPTGTGDFDADLAASGWPTLTPAALEIFQINIGKLCNMTCRHCHVDSGPDRTDENMDRATVDACLRAIDASGAHTVDLTGGAPELNPHFEYLVDECVARGLHVIDRCNLTILLVRRYQHLPEWMAERGVEVACSLPHYRKLGTDAQRGDGTYVKSIEALRRLNAAGYGQGDPDRVLTLVTNPVGAFLAGSQGSLEEEWKAALAKNHGVSFDRLFALNNMPMSRYLEWLLEKGMTEAYMERLVNAFNPATIDGLMCRNTISVSWDGRVYDCDFNQQLEMDAAVPFAHVADFDLDAWQARQILTARHCYGCTAGAGSSCGGATT, from the coding sequence ATGAGCATCGCCGACACCGGCTTCATCGACCTGACCGTTCTCAGCCGCGAGCTGATGCTGGACTCGCCCGAGACCGGCCCGAAGCGGACGACGAGCCTCCACGCCCGCCGCACGCCCCTCGCTGAGCCCGCCGAGCAGTTCCACGCGCTCGACGCCGTCGCGCTCACCGGCGGGCCGACCGGCACCGGCGACTTCGACGCCGACCTCGCCGCGAGCGGGTGGCCCACGCTCACGCCCGCCGCTCTGGAGATCTTCCAGATCAACATCGGCAAGCTCTGCAACATGACGTGCCGGCACTGCCACGTTGATTCGGGACCGGACCGCACCGACGAGAACATGGACCGCGCCACCGTCGACGCCTGCCTCCGGGCGATCGACGCGAGCGGGGCGCACACCGTCGACCTCACGGGCGGCGCGCCGGAGCTCAACCCGCACTTCGAGTACCTCGTCGACGAGTGTGTGGCGCGCGGGCTCCACGTCATCGACCGGTGCAACCTCACAATCCTGCTCGTCCGCCGCTACCAGCACCTCCCCGAATGGATGGCGGAGCGCGGCGTCGAGGTCGCGTGCTCGCTCCCGCACTACCGCAAGCTCGGCACCGACGCGCAGCGCGGCGACGGGACCTACGTCAAGTCCATCGAAGCGCTCCGCCGGCTCAACGCGGCGGGCTACGGACAGGGCGACCCCGACCGCGTGCTCACGCTCGTCACGAACCCCGTCGGCGCGTTCCTCGCGGGCAGCCAGGGCTCGCTGGAGGAGGAGTGGAAGGCGGCGCTCGCGAAGAACCACGGCGTGTCGTTCGACCGGCTCTTCGCGCTCAACAACATGCCGATGTCGCGCTACCTCGAGTGGCTGCTGGAGAAGGGGATGACGGAGGCGTATATGGAGCGCCTCGTCAACGCGTTCAACCCCGCCACGATTGACGGGCTGATGTGCCGGAACACGATCTCGGTGAGCTGGGACGGCCGCGTCTACGACTGCGACTTCAACCAGCAGCTGGAGATGGACGCGGCCGTGCCGTTCGCCCACGTCGCCGACTTCGACCTCGACGCGTGGCAGGCGCGGCAGATCCTCACGGCCCGCCACTGCTACGGCTGCACCGCCGGCGCCGGCTCCTCCTGCGGCGGCGCGACGACCTGA
- a CDS encoding arsenosugar biosynthesis-associated peroxidase-like protein — translation MDTYYKPAHLAKFGDIAEGSQPLADAFFSYYGKVFEDGALSAREKALIALAVAHTVQCPYCIDAYTSESLEKGADLEQMTEAVHVATAIRGGASLVHGVQMLEHAKAKMM, via the coding sequence ATGGACACCTACTACAAGCCCGCGCACCTCGCCAAATTCGGCGACATCGCTGAAGGCAGCCAGCCGCTCGCCGATGCGTTCTTCAGCTACTACGGCAAGGTGTTCGAGGACGGTGCGCTCTCGGCCCGCGAGAAGGCGCTGATCGCGCTCGCCGTCGCCCACACCGTGCAGTGCCCGTACTGCATCGACGCTTACACGTCGGAATCGCTCGAAAAAGGTGCGGACCTGGAGCAGATGACGGAGGCCGTCCACGTCGCTACGGCGATTCGCGGCGGGGCCTCGCTCGTGCACGGCGTGCAGATGCTGGAGCACGCGAAGGCGAAGATGATGTAG
- a CDS encoding ATP-binding protein: MTISSEEASRLLSETIQDLVCLHEPDGTYLWVSPSCRDLLGYDPGELIGTPHLALVHPQDQQAAQAQRSESALDGAVPSVAASGMAEYRIRRRDGDYVWFETRTRTIRGDDGEVLRLQTNSRDVTERRRAADELRRSEELLGSVLASSLDGVMAFDSVRDDEGHVVDFTFRLVNPAAEAAVGRSSADLIGKRLLEELPGNRDEGLFDMYCEVVETGEPQSAEFFYDHDGIRAWFQNTAVKRGDGFAVTFRVVTEQKEAEETLRKSEERLRLLLQVTSHQSGTLDEQIHEALGLATGLLDLDIGILSQVEDGIYTVSHVFAPETELAPGQTFALGQTYCSLTLDRDGLVAVDHMGSSEYSGHPCYHAFGLEAYIGMPIQVGGRLYGTLNFSSPAARPRPFTDLDRNFLLLLGRWLSHAIEQQRNGDALRRSEENLASAQRIAHLGSWEWDLQTGAHAWSDELYRLYGLDPDDPPADLAAAAVRGAHPEDRPLVEFEFETVLNTPPEEAGIPTRPAFEYRIPAEDGSLRYVRCLSRTVLDERGGFTAIGTVQDVTEEKKNEQLKNEFISIVSHELRTPLTSIAGSLRLIASQTAGAVSAPVQGMLDIAQRNSDRLVRLINDILDVQKVEAGGLRLQLEPHALADLLASAVEANAGYGERREVQLVLHPVPDVEVRADSDRFMQVMANLLSNAMKFSPAQGEVAVTARATNGGVRIEVTDHGPGIPAAFHSRLFDPFAQADSSSTRNKEGTGLGLNIAKSLVELHGGRIGFETEIGVGTTFHIDLPAEARQSPGEEPTWARILVVEDDTGAAHLMSMILRQDGFLVDTAGTIEAARGCLAERRYAALTLDLRLPDGDGLTLLSEVRAQTPTLPVVVVSVEADIRRRALEGTAIPLVDWLDKPFRRKRLVDSVRQALRSVPAPRILHVEDDADCAAVTAHMLAGLGEVTPAPTLAAARALLAAERFDLLLLDLGLPDGDGLDLLGTALPLPPTVIYSAREPGEVEGLRPYGAIVKGRTDDAEFLRIIRDAVGRYTVPDAGALPRGATA, encoded by the coding sequence GTGACCATCAGCAGCGAAGAGGCGAGCCGTCTCCTGAGCGAGACGATCCAGGACCTCGTCTGCCTCCACGAGCCCGACGGCACCTATCTCTGGGTCAGCCCGTCGTGCCGGGACCTCCTCGGCTACGACCCCGGCGAACTCATCGGCACGCCCCACCTCGCCCTGGTCCACCCTCAGGACCAGCAGGCCGCTCAGGCGCAACGGAGTGAATCCGCGCTCGACGGCGCGGTACCGAGCGTAGCCGCATCGGGCATGGCCGAATACCGCATCCGCCGCAGAGACGGGGACTACGTCTGGTTCGAGACCCGAACGCGCACGATCCGGGGCGACGACGGCGAGGTCCTCCGTCTCCAGACCAACTCCCGCGACGTGACCGAGCGCCGGCGGGCCGCCGACGAGCTCCGCCGCTCCGAGGAGCTCCTCGGCAGCGTGCTCGCCTCCTCCCTCGACGGCGTGATGGCGTTCGACAGCGTCCGCGACGACGAAGGCCACGTCGTCGACTTCACCTTCCGCCTCGTCAACCCCGCGGCCGAGGCCGCCGTCGGGCGCAGCAGCGCGGACCTCATCGGGAAGCGGCTGCTGGAGGAGCTGCCCGGCAACCGCGACGAAGGCCTCTTCGACATGTACTGCGAGGTCGTCGAGACGGGCGAGCCTCAGAGCGCGGAGTTCTTCTACGATCACGACGGCATCCGGGCGTGGTTTCAGAACACGGCCGTGAAGCGGGGCGACGGGTTCGCCGTGACCTTCCGCGTCGTGACCGAGCAGAAAGAGGCCGAGGAGACCCTCCGCAAGAGCGAGGAGCGCCTCCGCCTTCTCCTCCAGGTCACCTCCCACCAATCCGGCACCCTTGACGAGCAGATCCACGAGGCCCTCGGGCTCGCTACCGGCCTGCTCGACCTCGATATCGGGATCCTCAGCCAGGTCGAGGACGGGATCTACACCGTCTCCCACGTCTTCGCGCCGGAGACGGAGCTAGCCCCGGGGCAGACGTTCGCGCTCGGGCAGACGTACTGCAGCCTCACGCTCGACCGGGACGGGCTCGTCGCCGTCGACCACATGGGTAGCTCCGAGTACAGCGGGCACCCGTGCTACCACGCGTTCGGGCTGGAAGCCTACATCGGCATGCCGATCCAGGTCGGAGGCCGGCTCTACGGCACGCTCAACTTCTCCAGCCCGGCTGCCCGCCCTCGCCCGTTCACCGACCTCGACCGGAATTTCCTCCTCCTCCTCGGCCGCTGGCTCAGCCATGCCATCGAGCAGCAACGGAACGGCGATGCCCTCCGGCGGAGCGAGGAGAACCTCGCCTCCGCCCAGCGCATTGCCCACCTCGGGAGCTGGGAGTGGGATCTCCAGACGGGCGCCCACGCGTGGTCCGACGAGCTCTACCGGCTCTACGGTCTCGACCCGGATGATCCGCCCGCGGACCTCGCCGCCGCCGCCGTCCGGGGCGCGCACCCTGAGGACCGGCCCCTCGTCGAGTTTGAATTCGAGACCGTCCTCAACACCCCGCCCGAAGAGGCCGGGATCCCCACGCGGCCAGCCTTCGAGTACCGCATCCCGGCGGAAGACGGGTCGCTCCGCTATGTCCGGTGCCTCAGCCGGACCGTCCTCGACGAGCGCGGCGGCTTCACCGCGATCGGCACCGTGCAGGACGTGACGGAGGAGAAGAAGAACGAGCAGCTCAAGAACGAATTCATCTCGATCGTAAGCCACGAGCTGCGAACGCCGCTAACCTCTATCGCCGGCTCCCTCCGGCTGATTGCGTCGCAGACGGCCGGGGCCGTCTCCGCTCCGGTCCAGGGCATGCTCGACATCGCCCAGCGCAACTCCGACCGCCTCGTCCGCCTCATCAACGACATCCTCGACGTGCAGAAGGTCGAGGCGGGCGGGCTCCGGCTGCAACTGGAGCCGCACGCGCTGGCGGACCTCCTCGCCTCCGCCGTCGAGGCGAACGCGGGCTACGGCGAGCGCCGCGAAGTGCAACTCGTGCTCCACCCGGTCCCCGACGTCGAGGTCCGCGCCGACAGCGACCGCTTCATGCAGGTCATGGCGAACCTCCTCTCGAACGCCATGAAGTTCTCGCCGGCGCAGGGCGAGGTCGCGGTGACCGCTCGGGCCACGAATGGCGGCGTACGCATCGAAGTGACGGACCACGGGCCAGGTATCCCCGCCGCGTTCCACAGCCGTCTCTTCGACCCGTTCGCGCAGGCCGACAGCTCCTCCACCCGGAACAAGGAAGGGACCGGCCTCGGCTTGAACATCGCGAAGTCGCTCGTGGAGCTTCACGGTGGCCGCATCGGGTTCGAGACGGAGATCGGTGTCGGTACCACGTTCCACATCGACCTCCCGGCCGAGGCCCGGCAGTCGCCCGGCGAGGAGCCGACGTGGGCCCGCATCCTCGTCGTCGAGGACGACACGGGTGCCGCCCACCTCATGAGCATGATCCTGCGGCAGGACGGATTCCTAGTCGACACGGCCGGCACCATCGAGGCCGCCCGCGGCTGCCTCGCCGAACGCCGCTACGCCGCCCTCACCCTCGACCTCCGCCTCCCCGACGGGGACGGACTCACCCTCCTGAGCGAGGTCCGGGCCCAGACCCCGACGCTCCCCGTCGTCGTCGTGTCCGTCGAGGCGGACATCCGCCGGCGCGCGCTCGAAGGCACCGCGATCCCGCTCGTCGACTGGCTCGACAAGCCGTTCCGCAGGAAGCGGCTCGTGGACTCCGTGCGCCAGGCGTTGCGTAGCGTCCCGGCTCCCCGCATCCTCCACGTCGAGGACGACGCCGATTGCGCCGCCGTGACGGCCCACATGCTGGCCGGCCTCGGCGAGGTCACGCCCGCGCCGACGCTCGCCGCCGCACGCGCCCTCCTCGCCGCCGAGCGCTTCGACCTCCTCCTCCTCGACCTCGGCCTCCCCGACGGGGACGGCCTAGACCTCCTCGGCACCGCCCTCCCCCTCCCCCCCACCGTGATCTATTCCGCCCGTGAGCCCGGCGAGGTGGAGGGGCTACGTCCCTACGGTGCGATCGTCAAGGGCCGGACCGATGACGCCGAGTTCCTCCGGATCATCCGCGACGCCGTCGGCCGCTACACGGTGCCCGATGCCGGTGCGCTCCCGCGCGGAGCCACCGCCTGA
- a CDS encoding response regulator, translating to MPAALTKILCAEDDPDIQAIIRMSLEFVGGYTVRLVDNGREALEHLPDFAPDLLLLDVMMPEMDGPATLNALRARPELAGIPVVFLTAKTQQSEVEQYLALGIAEVIQKPFDPLTLPEQVRAIWERCYA from the coding sequence ATGCCCGCTGCCCTCACCAAAATCCTCTGCGCCGAAGACGATCCGGACATCCAGGCCATCATTCGGATGTCGCTGGAGTTCGTCGGCGGCTACACCGTGCGCCTCGTCGACAACGGCCGCGAGGCCCTCGAGCACCTGCCCGACTTCGCCCCGGACCTCCTCCTCCTCGACGTGATGATGCCGGAGATGGATGGCCCCGCCACTCTCAACGCGCTCCGCGCGCGGCCGGAGCTGGCCGGCATCCCCGTCGTCTTCCTCACCGCGAAGACGCAGCAGTCCGAGGTCGAGCAGTACCTCGCGCTCGGCATCGCCGAGGTCATCCAGAAACCCTTCGACCCCCTCACCCTACCCGAGCAGGTGCGCGCCATTTGGGAGCGCTGTTACGCCTGA
- a CDS encoding response regulator, producing MTEYHLPSNAAVAQTSDYARRLPSRLTEMEMLWDLARGGDDAALHTLHKQTHQLRGSAGMYGFSQLGEAARALDIALSSFRSDSAPLTEDWTERLDALMTAMTAKAQEPPTLTESVPPASHPAHRQEALILVADDDPAIRDMLSLYLEQEGFLVVTAANGTEAIACARKHKPDVMLLDLEMPEMNGTEVMRHLRNGTSTSHIPVVVLTSHDAIDIVLEALSLDICGYLTKPTEIGTVVSKVFDVLMSTA from the coding sequence ATGACTGAATACCACCTGCCCTCCAACGCGGCCGTCGCCCAGACGAGCGACTACGCCCGCCGCCTGCCAAGCCGGCTCACCGAAATGGAAATGCTGTGGGACCTCGCCCGAGGCGGCGACGATGCCGCGCTCCACACGCTCCACAAACAAACCCACCAGCTTCGTGGCTCCGCGGGTATGTACGGCTTCAGCCAGCTCGGCGAAGCCGCCCGCGCCCTCGACATCGCCCTCTCCTCCTTCCGATCGGACTCCGCGCCCCTCACCGAGGACTGGACCGAGCGCTTGGACGCGCTCATGACCGCTATGACAGCCAAGGCTCAGGAGCCGCCTACGCTTACCGAGTCGGTGCCGCCTGCGTCACACCCGGCCCACCGGCAGGAGGCCTTGATCCTCGTCGCCGACGACGACCCGGCCATCCGCGACATGCTCTCCCTCTACCTGGAGCAGGAGGGTTTCCTCGTGGTCACGGCAGCGAACGGCACCGAAGCGATAGCTTGCGCCCGCAAGCACAAGCCCGACGTAATGCTGCTCGACCTCGAGATGCCGGAGATGAATGGCACCGAGGTGATGCGGCACCTCCGCAACGGCACCTCCACCTCCCACATCCCCGTCGTCGTGCTCACCTCCCATGACGCGATCGACATCGTCTTGGAGGCGCTCAGCCTCGACATCTGCGGCTACCTCACCAAGCCCACGGAGATCGGCACCGTCGTGAGCAAGGTGTTCGACGTCCTCATGTCCACCGCCTGA
- a CDS encoding FxLYD domain-containing protein, with amino-acid sequence MATNWKPRAQALALMVLIAAVAVGCGEAPVPLDAEVEGFRLVREEDGKQVVTGTLFNPTERPISSATVEVALYDQPVEPGVEPVETMKLDVRDVAPGERKAFRQTVDTRLRLSGARVRQILVF; translated from the coding sequence ATGGCGACGAACTGGAAGCCCCGCGCGCAAGCCCTCGCCCTGATGGTCCTGATCGCCGCCGTCGCGGTGGGCTGCGGGGAAGCACCCGTCCCGCTCGACGCCGAGGTCGAGGGGTTCCGGCTGGTCCGCGAGGAGGACGGGAAGCAGGTCGTCACCGGCACGCTCTTCAACCCGACGGAGCGGCCGATCTCGAGCGCGACCGTCGAAGTCGCGCTCTACGACCAGCCCGTCGAGCCGGGCGTGGAGCCCGTCGAGACGATGAAGCTCGACGTGCGGGACGTGGCGCCGGGCGAGCGGAAGGCGTTCCGGCAGACGGTAGATACGCGGCTGCGGCTGAGCGGCGCGCGCGTCCGGCAGATCCTCGTGTTTTAG
- a CDS encoding DUF6174 domain-containing protein encodes MPRSALLIAVLALAACSSPRPDAVPVRADSLHAEPASPGALDDGPQALATSRAKWEMQRPGDYRFTYTRSCFCPPQYRGPFDVTVRSGAVADVAYRGEGEPIDRPLTEYQTVDDLFALIAEAFARDAARVDATYDPATGQPTEVYIDYDEQMADEEVGFTIEPVRPVDG; translated from the coding sequence ATGCCCCGCTCCGCGCTCCTCATCGCCGTCCTCGCGCTCGCCGCGTGCTCCTCGCCCCGGCCCGACGCCGTGCCCGTCCGCGCCGACTCCCTCCACGCTGAGCCCGCATCGCCCGGCGCACTCGACGACGGCCCGCAGGCCCTCGCCACGAGTCGGGCGAAGTGGGAGATGCAGCGCCCCGGCGACTACCGCTTCACGTACACCCGGAGCTGCTTCTGCCCGCCGCAGTATCGCGGCCCGTTCGACGTGACCGTGCGCAGCGGCGCGGTCGCGGACGTGGCGTACCGAGGCGAGGGCGAGCCCATCGACCGACCGCTCACGGAGTACCAGACGGTGGACGACCTCTTCGCGCTCATCGCCGAGGCGTTCGCGCGCGACGCCGCCCGCGTGGACGCGACGTACGACCCCGCCACCGGACAGCCGACCGAGGTCTACATCGACTACGACGAGCAGATGGCCGACGAAGAGGTCGGCTTCACTATCGAGCCGGTCCGGCCGGTGGACGGCTGA
- a CDS encoding valine--tRNA ligase produces the protein MPDALTPPVTDTADSTAYDPTRVEAGWYQFWEAHDFFRADADSDAPPHVIVMPPPNVTGRLHMGHALQDAVQDALTRMRRMQGYNALWLPGMDHAGIATQNVVERRLREQGIERKEIGREAFLKHVWAYVEEFGGIILQQKRRLGDSCDWSRERFTLDEHYNRVVQDIFVRLYEDGLIYRGDYLVNWDPDNMTAISDEEVDNVERDGQMWWIRYPYSDGSGHVTIATTRPETLLGDTAVAVHPDDARYTDLVGKMVTLPLMNRDIPIVADEHANPEFGAGALKVTPGHDKNDFEIGKRHGLDVISVMNPDATINEHGGPYEGLDRFEARKRIVADLDAAGLLDRVEPYKNTVPISSRSKAVIEPLISRQWFVKMKPLADPALAAVRAGEVTFYPERWQNEYFRWLENIRDWTISRQLWWGHRIPVWYYTDADGERDESRDFVVSVEQPEPGMVQDEDVLDTWFSSWLWPFATLGWPDDTADVKTFYPGTVLVSGYDILFFWIARMIMAGIHFTGEVPYRDVYITGMIKDAQGRWMSKSLGNGIDPLEMADEYGADAVRFSLNVLCTPGQDIKLEPSKFEMGRNFANKIWNAFNVFGRFMEEGKDYRRSRSFDELELVERWILTRLNQTITAVDEAVERYRLNEAALAIYDLFWRDYCDWYLELIKPPFGEAMDEDKIALAVEVYEQMVKLLHPFMPFITEELWHRLRPRAEGEACIVARWPQANEAETDAEAAQTFALVQELISGIRGVKSQYGVAPSKKIAAHVSVGGDNGQRGGLVEAVERHGRYFAQLANVDDLTVGTGLAKPKASAAVVVGAAGGTHEVFVPLAGMIDLDEERARLGRAIEEKEGFLVSVERKLRNQQFVNRAPEDVVARERQKAADATSELQKLRANLDDLG, from the coding sequence GCCCTCCAGGACGCCGTGCAGGACGCGCTCACCCGGATGCGCCGGATGCAGGGCTACAACGCCCTCTGGCTGCCGGGTATGGACCACGCCGGCATCGCCACGCAGAACGTCGTCGAGCGGCGGCTGCGCGAGCAGGGGATCGAGCGGAAAGAGATCGGGCGCGAGGCCTTCCTCAAGCACGTCTGGGCCTACGTCGAGGAGTTCGGCGGCATCATCCTCCAGCAGAAGCGCCGCCTCGGCGACTCGTGCGACTGGAGTCGGGAGCGGTTCACGCTCGACGAGCACTACAACCGCGTCGTGCAGGACATCTTCGTCCGGCTCTACGAGGACGGGCTGATCTACCGCGGCGACTACCTCGTCAACTGGGACCCCGACAACATGACGGCCATCTCCGACGAGGAGGTGGACAACGTCGAGCGCGACGGGCAAATGTGGTGGATCCGCTACCCCTACTCCGACGGCAGCGGGCACGTCACGATCGCCACGACGCGGCCCGAGACCCTCCTCGGCGACACCGCCGTCGCCGTCCACCCCGACGACGCGCGCTACACCGACCTCGTCGGGAAAATGGTCACGCTGCCGCTCATGAACCGGGATATCCCGATCGTGGCCGACGAGCACGCGAACCCCGAGTTCGGCGCGGGCGCCCTCAAGGTGACGCCGGGCCACGACAAGAACGACTTCGAGATCGGCAAGCGCCACGGGCTCGACGTGATCTCGGTCATGAACCCCGACGCCACGATCAACGAGCACGGCGGGCCGTACGAAGGGCTCGACCGCTTCGAGGCGCGCAAGCGGATCGTCGCCGACCTCGACGCTGCCGGGCTGCTCGACCGCGTCGAGCCGTACAAAAACACCGTCCCGATCTCCTCGCGCTCGAAGGCCGTGATCGAGCCGCTCATCTCGCGGCAGTGGTTCGTCAAGATGAAGCCGCTCGCCGACCCCGCGCTCGCCGCCGTCCGCGCGGGCGAGGTGACGTTCTACCCCGAGCGCTGGCAGAACGAGTACTTCCGCTGGCTCGAAAACATCCGCGACTGGACGATCTCGCGCCAGCTCTGGTGGGGCCACCGGATTCCGGTCTGGTACTACACCGACGCCGATGGCGAGCGCGACGAGAGCCGCGACTTCGTCGTCTCCGTCGAGCAGCCCGAACCCGGCATGGTGCAGGACGAGGACGTGCTCGACACGTGGTTCTCGTCGTGGCTGTGGCCCTTCGCCACGCTCGGCTGGCCCGACGACACGGCCGACGTGAAGACGTTCTATCCGGGCACGGTCCTCGTCTCGGGCTACGACATCCTCTTCTTCTGGATCGCCCGGATGATCATGGCCGGGATCCACTTCACGGGCGAGGTCCCCTACCGCGACGTCTACATCACGGGCATGATCAAGGACGCGCAGGGCCGCTGGATGTCGAAGTCGCTCGGGAATGGGATCGACCCCCTCGAGATGGCCGACGAGTACGGCGCCGACGCCGTCCGCTTCTCGCTCAACGTGCTCTGCACGCCGGGCCAGGACATCAAGCTGGAGCCGTCGAAGTTCGAGATGGGGCGGAACTTCGCCAACAAGATCTGGAACGCGTTCAACGTCTTCGGCCGCTTCATGGAAGAGGGCAAGGACTACCGTCGCTCGCGCTCCTTCGACGAACTCGAACTCGTCGAGCGGTGGATCCTCACACGGTTGAATCAGACGATCACGGCCGTCGACGAGGCCGTCGAGCGCTACCGGTTGAACGAGGCGGCGCTCGCCATCTACGACCTCTTCTGGCGCGACTACTGCGACTGGTACCTCGAACTCATCAAGCCGCCGTTCGGCGAGGCGATGGACGAGGACAAAATCGCCCTCGCCGTCGAGGTCTACGAGCAGATGGTGAAGCTGCTCCACCCGTTCATGCCATTCATCACCGAAGAGCTGTGGCACCGGCTCCGCCCGCGCGCTGAGGGCGAGGCGTGCATCGTCGCGCGCTGGCCGCAGGCGAACGAAGCGGAGACCGATGCCGAGGCGGCGCAGACGTTCGCGCTCGTGCAGGAGCTGATCTCGGGGATTCGCGGCGTCAAGAGCCAGTACGGCGTCGCGCCGTCAAAGAAGATCGCGGCGCACGTGAGCGTCGGCGGCGACAACGGACAACGGGGTGGGCTCGTCGAGGCCGTCGAGCGGCACGGGCGCTACTTCGCCCAGCTCGCGAACGTGGACGACCTCACGGTCGGGACCGGGCTCGCGAAGCCGAAGGCGAGCGCCGCCGTCGTGGTCGGCGCGGCCGGGGGCACGCACGAGGTGTTCGTCCCGCTCGCCGGCATGATCGACCTCGACGAGGAGCGCGCGCGGCTGGGCCGGGCCATCGAGGAGAAGGAGGGCTTCCTCGTCAGCGTCGAGCGGAAACTGCGGAACCAGCAGTTCGTCAACCGGGCGCCCGAGGACGTCGTCGCCCGCGAGCGGCAGAAGGCGGCCGACGCGACCTCCGAGCTCCAGAAACTCCGCGCCAACCTCGACGACCTCGGCTGA